In Luteitalea sp. TBR-22, one genomic interval encodes:
- a CDS encoding 3-isopropylmalate dehydratase small subunit 2 encodes MSAIVRIERVEGRLLPLRGHDIDTDRIIPARFLRVITFEGLEKHAFEDDIASRAAAGDPHPFAQERFAGARILVVNRNFGCGSSREHAPQALQRWGIAAVVGESFSEIFFGNSLAIGLACVTASPEDLEWLQALGEQDPQGSATLDLTTLTLRAGGRDIPVSGPRAAIEAFVTGAWDATGLLLEDQAAVQATAERLPYVSGF; translated from the coding sequence ATGAGCGCCATCGTCCGCATCGAGCGCGTCGAGGGGCGCCTCCTCCCCTTGCGCGGGCACGACATCGACACCGACCGCATCATCCCGGCGCGGTTCCTGCGCGTGATCACGTTCGAGGGGCTCGAGAAGCACGCCTTCGAGGACGACATCGCGTCGCGGGCGGCGGCAGGCGATCCGCACCCGTTCGCGCAGGAGCGCTTCGCGGGCGCGCGGATCCTCGTGGTGAACCGCAACTTCGGGTGCGGGTCGTCGCGTGAGCACGCCCCGCAGGCGCTGCAGCGGTGGGGCATCGCCGCGGTGGTGGGCGAGTCGTTCTCGGAGATCTTCTTCGGCAACAGCTTGGCGATCGGCCTGGCGTGCGTCACCGCGTCGCCGGAGGATCTCGAGTGGCTGCAGGCCCTCGGCGAGCAGGATCCGCAGGGCAGCGCGACGCTCGACCTGACCACGCTCACGCTGCGGGCGGGTGGCCGCGACATCCCGGTCAGCGGCCCCAGGGCCGCCATCGAGGCTTTCGTGACCGGCGCGTGGGACGCCACCGGCCTGCTGCTCGAGGACCAGGCGGCGGTGCAGGCGACCGCCGAGCGGCTGCCATACGTCAGCGGTTTCTGA
- a CDS encoding putative sensor domain DACNV-containing protein, translating to MTRAYPPDVSARLGRRWAEAGPSRIRLPHDAALREIVETAYHASLLSEEQRPLRFRLLVGPPAALPACSPRDLHLQVLEFDPSRRLSDSELRRLAPAADFERTLIGIHAEGEGAPYIWGLASSGAQWLRDIQSGRATHGPKLPEALVVHVLGPGQLLLGRGSIPLFELQGGKVLDSGHDVFGSTWMPRLFAPVRAEVVRLRAPDASSPGRPTVSDDVVRAVAQHLLRRALAAIRRARHGGTLLLVPPDDQGNLEIPGVTLKYRFADQDTRRRFRQLILSIVETLQTLAARDGVGHVDWAYYLQRDDRELRELEDAVVELAQLMASLASVDGALVMNRRFELLGFGGEITVAETVLQIHRAIDLEAEVTVAEVVDGVGTRHRSVYRLCQAHPATLAYVVSQDGAVTVVHARDGKVICWDQQTFGL from the coding sequence GTGACCAGAGCCTACCCGCCGGACGTGTCGGCGCGGCTGGGCCGTCGATGGGCCGAGGCCGGTCCATCCCGCATCCGCCTGCCGCACGACGCCGCGCTGCGCGAGATCGTCGAGACCGCCTACCACGCCAGCCTGCTGTCCGAGGAGCAGCGGCCGCTGCGGTTCCGCCTGCTCGTGGGACCGCCGGCGGCGTTGCCGGCGTGCTCGCCCCGCGACCTGCACCTGCAGGTGCTGGAGTTCGACCCGTCGCGGCGCTTGTCCGACAGCGAACTCCGCCGCCTCGCCCCGGCCGCCGACTTCGAACGCACGCTGATCGGCATCCACGCCGAGGGCGAGGGTGCGCCTTACATCTGGGGGCTCGCCTCGTCGGGCGCGCAGTGGCTGCGCGACATCCAGAGCGGGCGCGCGACCCACGGACCGAAGCTGCCGGAGGCGCTGGTCGTCCACGTGCTCGGCCCCGGACAGTTGCTGCTCGGCCGCGGCTCCATCCCGCTGTTCGAGCTGCAGGGCGGCAAGGTCCTCGACAGCGGCCACGACGTCTTCGGATCGACGTGGATGCCGCGGCTGTTCGCGCCGGTGCGCGCCGAGGTCGTCCGGCTCCGGGCTCCGGACGCCTCGTCCCCCGGCCGCCCGACGGTCTCCGACGACGTCGTGCGTGCCGTGGCGCAGCACCTGTTGCGCCGGGCGCTGGCGGCGATTCGGCGGGCCCGGCACGGCGGCACGCTGCTCCTCGTGCCGCCCGACGACCAGGGCAACCTCGAGATTCCCGGGGTCACGCTGAAGTACCGGTTCGCCGACCAGGACACCCGGCGACGGTTCCGCCAGCTCATTCTCTCCATCGTCGAGACCCTGCAGACCCTGGCCGCCCGCGACGGCGTGGGGCACGTGGACTGGGCGTACTACCTCCAGCGCGACGATCGCGAGCTGCGGGAGCTCGAAGATGCGGTGGTGGAGCTGGCGCAGTTGATGGCGTCGCTGGCGTCGGTGGACGGCGCCCTGGTGATGAATCGCCGCTTCGAGCTGCTCGGATTCGGCGGCGAGATCACGGTCGCCGAGACGGTGCTGCAGATCCACCGCGCGATCGACCTCGAAGCCGAGGTCACGGTCGCCGAGGTCGTGGACGGTGTCGGCACCCGCCATCGATCGGTGTACCGACTCTGTCAGGCCCACCCCGCCACGCTGGCCTACGTGGTCTCGCAGGACGGAGCCGTCACCGTCGTGCATGCCCGCGACGGCAAGGTGATCTGCTGGGACCAGCAGACGTTCGGGCTCTGA
- a CDS encoding B12-binding domain-containing protein — translation MRASTDDLLVSLCARFLEAQLKGDRRRAVRLLMEQGLDTGLSATDLLLRVITPAQREIGRLWEANAVSVADEHVATAISQLAMSHLYGRALPTDIRREHVLVACVDGEWHDMGARVAADVLEHHGFSVRLLGPSVPVDALLERVASEAPDIVLLSMTMDVHAPALTTAVRALKARFPNLPVLVGGRGCADRNLAEYGLPHLTAPRAAVCAEIERLLDA, via the coding sequence GTGCGTGCGTCAACGGATGACCTGCTGGTGTCGCTCTGTGCCCGGTTTCTCGAGGCGCAGTTGAAGGGGGACCGTCGACGCGCCGTGCGGTTGTTGATGGAGCAGGGCCTCGACACCGGGCTGTCGGCGACCGACCTGTTGCTGCGGGTCATCACGCCGGCACAACGCGAGATCGGGCGGCTCTGGGAGGCCAACGCGGTGTCGGTCGCAGACGAGCACGTCGCCACCGCCATCAGTCAACTGGCGATGTCACACCTGTACGGCCGAGCGTTGCCGACGGACATCCGCCGGGAGCACGTCCTTGTCGCGTGTGTCGACGGCGAGTGGCACGACATGGGGGCGCGCGTCGCGGCAGATGTCCTCGAGCATCATGGCTTCTCGGTCAGGCTGCTGGGCCCCAGTGTTCCGGTCGACGCCCTCCTCGAGCGCGTCGCCAGCGAGGCGCCCGACATCGTCCTCCTCTCCATGACCATGGACGTGCACGCGCCGGCCCTCACGACGGCAGTCCGCGCCCTGAAGGCTCGCTTTCCGAACCTGCCTGTCCTGGTGGGCGGGCGGGGGTGTGCCGATCGCAACCTCGCCGAGTACGGCCTGCCTCACCTCACGGCGCCGCGCGCCGCAGTCTGCGCGGAGATCGAGCGACTGCTCGACGCCTGA
- a CDS encoding response regulator — MRADRSGVILNVNDDEATRYVLSRTLRRAGYDVREASSGYEALMLAREGPRLIVLDIKLPDLDGLEVCRRLKADPRTATIPVLQTSATFVSAARKAQGLDSGADGYLVQPVEPAELIATVRALLRAQDAEANLREAGLEWQRTFNAIAESAAVLRADGTILRTNRALLALVRASAEEVDGRPVREVFRQRLGIDDPILELEAGNLERRVAEVRAGDCSYRIVTDPILDERGHAHRHVLVMTDITSLRDLADAERRRADELLEDNRRKDEFLAMLAHELRNPLNAIATATALQDRTDVPEEHLGHVRASVARQVRQLSRLIDDLLDVSRLTRGRVQLQKDSLDLSSVIHEVVQMARPYLDARRQPLILDLPDSPLPVHGDSLRLGQALANLLSNASKFSEVGRRILLRCEIDRADEAHPVVTIRVVDEGIGIDPARIDSIFEPFVQGQTTLARSEGGLGIGLTIAKRMVELHEGQLTAHSAGLGAGTEFRVTLPLAPLNLATPPQATALDSYLRDYRPPALLDVLIVEDDEDAADLMRALFTAVGHTTRVARDGIAGLTEVLSHPPDVAFIDIGLPRMDGYEVARTIRRSDQGGSVYLVALTGYGRPEDRARALAAGFDVHLVKPLEIQRVHELMERRQHRVITHDEAPGTH, encoded by the coding sequence GTGCGGGCTGATCGGTCCGGGGTGATCCTCAACGTCAACGACGACGAGGCGACGCGGTACGTGCTCAGCCGGACGCTGCGGCGCGCCGGGTACGACGTGCGCGAGGCGTCGTCGGGATACGAGGCGCTGATGCTGGCCCGCGAAGGCCCGCGCCTCATCGTGCTCGACATCAAGCTGCCCGACCTCGACGGCCTCGAGGTGTGTCGCCGCCTGAAGGCCGACCCGCGCACCGCGACGATCCCGGTGTTGCAGACGTCGGCCACCTTCGTGTCGGCGGCGCGCAAGGCGCAGGGCCTCGACAGCGGCGCCGACGGCTACCTCGTGCAGCCGGTCGAGCCCGCCGAGCTCATCGCCACCGTGCGCGCGCTGCTGCGGGCCCAGGATGCCGAGGCCAACCTCCGCGAAGCCGGCCTGGAGTGGCAGCGCACGTTCAACGCGATCGCCGAGTCGGCGGCGGTGCTGCGCGCCGACGGCACCATCCTGCGCACCAACCGCGCGCTGCTGGCCCTCGTCCGCGCCTCTGCCGAAGAGGTCGACGGACGTCCCGTGCGCGAGGTCTTCCGACAGCGCCTCGGCATCGACGACCCCATCCTCGAACTCGAGGCGGGCAACCTCGAGCGACGGGTCGCCGAGGTCCGTGCCGGCGACTGCTCGTACCGCATCGTCACCGACCCGATCCTCGACGAGCGCGGGCACGCCCATCGCCACGTGCTGGTGATGACCGACATCACCAGCCTGCGCGACCTCGCCGACGCCGAGCGCCGGCGCGCCGACGAACTGCTCGAGGACAACCGCCGCAAGGACGAGTTCCTGGCGATGCTTGCCCACGAACTGCGCAACCCGCTCAACGCCATCGCCACGGCCACGGCGCTGCAGGACCGCACCGACGTGCCGGAGGAACACCTCGGCCACGTGCGCGCCTCGGTGGCGCGGCAGGTGCGACAGCTCTCGCGCCTGATCGACGACCTGCTCGACGTGTCGCGCCTGACGCGCGGTCGCGTCCAGCTGCAGAAGGACAGCCTCGATCTCTCGTCGGTCATCCACGAGGTGGTCCAGATGGCGCGGCCGTACCTCGATGCGCGTCGGCAGCCGCTGATCCTCGACCTGCCGGATTCGCCGCTGCCCGTGCACGGCGACAGCCTGCGCCTGGGGCAGGCGCTGGCCAACCTCCTGTCGAACGCGAGCAAGTTCTCCGAGGTCGGCCGGCGCATCCTGCTCCGCTGCGAGATCGATCGGGCCGACGAGGCGCACCCGGTGGTGACGATCCGGGTCGTCGACGAGGGGATCGGCATCGATCCGGCGCGCATCGACAGCATCTTCGAGCCGTTCGTGCAGGGCCAGACGACGCTGGCGCGATCGGAGGGCGGCCTGGGCATCGGCCTCACCATCGCCAAGCGGATGGTCGAGCTGCACGAAGGTCAGCTCACCGCTCACAGCGCGGGCCTCGGTGCCGGCACGGAGTTCCGCGTGACGCTCCCCCTGGCGCCTCTGAACCTGGCAACTCCGCCGCAGGCGACCGCCCTCGACAGCTACCTCCGCGATTACCGCCCGCCCGCACTGCTCGACGTCCTCATCGTCGAGGACGACGAGGACGCCGCCGATCTCATGCGCGCGCTCTTCACCGCGGTCGGTCACACCACCCGCGTCGCCCGCGACGGCATCGCCGGCCTGACCGAAGTGCTGTCGCATCCCCCGGATGTCGCCTTCATCGACATCGGGCTGCCGCGCATGGACGGCTACGAAGTGGCGCGGACCATCCGGCGCTCCGACCAGGGCGGCTCGGTCTACCTCGTGGCCCTCACCGGGTATGGCCGTCCCGAGGACCGGGCCCGGGCGCTGGCGGCCGGTTTCGACGTGCACCTGGTCAAGCCGCTGGAGATCCAGCGCGTCCACGAACTCATGGAGCGGCGCCAGCATCGCGTCATCACCCACGACGAGGCCCCGGGGACGCATTAG
- a CDS encoding response regulator has protein sequence MRGEPGGREAPDISALRREASLLCDATGRVTWADDSAARVLGIAPGDILTTHAVPGTEAKLARLLDEATRGPIKDYEICLMVAGAPRTVLCSVFDYPGQRLLLVGSLVPEQYSRMVSQVSQAVAELGELQRQSDRQQRELQRRHDDLARLNVELDDSARGMAALHAEVQENADSLRRLSEVKSRVVSNVSHEFRTPLNSIIGLTNILLSRVDGELSPEQEKQITFIRRSAESLTELVNDLLDLSSIEAGKVAFRPTRFTVASLFGALRGMLRPLVAPPSPEVTFETPDEEVALETDEGKVSQIMRNLLSNAIKFAPEGDVRVQVRAEGDEVVFAVADSGIGIAPEDHERVFEEFTQLDNPIQRRVKGTGLGLALSRRLAGILGGTLVVASSAPGEGTTFELRIPRVHPEVTEMAAMEERSRALDPRRAPILVLEDDRQTLFLYERYLRDAGFQIVPARTIDDAREAMRRMRPAAIVLDVMLEGETSWAFLAELKASPDTRDIPALVVTITNREDRARALGADEFFVKPLDQEWIARKLQQLAHRSGPIRTVLVVDDDEVARYMLRRQLADSEYRIIEAADGIEGLRLAQLERPQVIFLDFVLPGTNAFDLLDDLKANPATRNIPVIIHTSKSLADEEKSRLSQQAAAILPKQSLSREVAIARIRDALVAAGLRPEAQDREASRAG, from the coding sequence ATGCGCGGCGAACCAGGGGGACGCGAGGCACCCGACATCAGCGCCCTCAGGCGCGAGGCCTCGCTGCTCTGCGACGCCACGGGACGGGTGACATGGGCCGACGACTCGGCCGCTCGCGTGCTCGGCATCGCTCCCGGCGACATCCTCACGACGCACGCCGTGCCAGGTACGGAAGCCAAGCTGGCGCGCCTGCTCGACGAGGCGACGCGCGGACCGATCAAGGACTATGAGATCTGCCTGATGGTCGCCGGGGCGCCACGCACGGTGCTTTGCTCGGTCTTCGACTACCCCGGGCAGCGCCTCCTCTTGGTCGGCAGTCTCGTCCCGGAGCAGTACAGCCGCATGGTGAGTCAGGTCAGCCAGGCGGTGGCCGAGCTCGGCGAACTGCAGCGGCAGTCCGATCGGCAGCAGCGGGAACTGCAGCGCCGACACGACGACCTCGCGCGACTCAACGTCGAGCTCGACGACTCGGCACGCGGCATGGCCGCGCTGCACGCGGAGGTGCAGGAGAACGCCGACTCGCTCCGGCGCCTCTCCGAGGTGAAGTCGCGCGTCGTCTCCAACGTGAGCCACGAGTTCCGCACCCCGCTGAACTCGATCATCGGACTGACCAACATCCTGCTGTCGCGTGTCGATGGCGAGCTGTCGCCCGAGCAGGAGAAGCAGATCACGTTCATCCGGCGTTCCGCCGAGAGCCTCACCGAGTTGGTGAACGACCTGCTCGACCTCTCCAGCATCGAGGCCGGCAAGGTGGCGTTCCGGCCGACACGCTTCACCGTCGCCTCACTGTTCGGCGCCTTGCGGGGCATGCTGCGGCCACTGGTCGCCCCCCCGTCCCCCGAGGTGACCTTCGAGACCCCCGACGAGGAGGTCGCGCTCGAGACCGACGAGGGCAAGGTGTCGCAGATCATGCGCAACCTGCTCTCCAATGCGATCAAGTTCGCGCCCGAGGGCGACGTGCGGGTGCAGGTGCGCGCCGAGGGCGACGAGGTGGTGTTCGCCGTGGCCGACTCGGGCATCGGCATCGCCCCCGAAGATCACGAGCGCGTGTTCGAGGAGTTCACGCAGCTGGACAATCCGATCCAGCGCCGCGTCAAGGGCACCGGCCTCGGCCTCGCGCTGTCACGGCGCCTGGCGGGCATCCTCGGCGGCACCCTCGTCGTGGCCAGCTCGGCGCCCGGCGAGGGCACCACGTTCGAGCTGCGCATCCCGCGCGTCCATCCCGAAGTCACCGAGATGGCGGCGATGGAGGAGCGCAGCCGCGCTCTCGATCCCCGCCGCGCGCCGATCCTCGTGCTCGAGGACGACCGCCAGACGCTCTTCCTCTACGAACGCTACCTGCGCGACGCCGGCTTCCAGATCGTGCCGGCCCGCACCATCGACGACGCGCGAGAGGCGATGCGACGGATGCGCCCGGCCGCCATCGTCCTCGACGTGATGCTCGAGGGCGAGACCTCCTGGGCTTTCCTCGCCGAGCTGAAGGCCTCGCCCGACACGCGCGACATCCCCGCGCTCGTGGTGACCATCACCAACCGGGAGGATCGCGCCCGGGCGCTCGGCGCCGACGAGTTCTTCGTCAAGCCGCTCGATCAGGAGTGGATCGCCCGCAAGCTCCAGCAACTGGCGCATCGCTCCGGGCCCATTCGCACCGTCCTGGTCGTCGACGACGACGAGGTCGCGCGGTACATGCTGCGTCGGCAACTGGCCGACAGCGAGTACCGGATCATCGAGGCGGCCGACGGCATCGAGGGCCTGCGCCTGGCGCAGCTCGAGCGGCCGCAGGTCATCTTCCTGGACTTCGTGCTGCCGGGCACCAACGCCTTCGACCTGCTCGACGACCTGAAGGCCAACCCGGCCACCCGCAACATCCCCGTGATCATCCACACGTCCAAGTCGCTGGCCGACGAGGAGAAGTCGCGCCTCTCGCAGCAGGCCGCGGCCATCCTCCCGAAACAGAGCCTGTCGCGCGAGGTGGCCATCGCCCGCATCCGTGATGCGCTCGTGGCCGCAGGGCTGAGGCCCGAGGCCCAGGACCGGGAGGCGAGCCGTGCGGGCTGA
- the leuC gene encoding 3-isopropylmalate dehydratase large subunit produces the protein MGHTLLQKVWDQHTVRTLPTGQTQLFIGLHLVHEVTSPQAFDDLRQRGWPVRFPQRTFATVDHIVPTGSLARPFQDVMAEAMLSALERNCRDFGVPLYDHSTGRQGIVHVIGPELGLTQPGMTIACGDSHTSTHGAFGAVAFGIGTSQVRDVLASQCLAMEPLKVRRIRVEGTLQRGVYAKDVILKIIQVLGVKGGVGYAYEYAGSAVDAMSMDERMTMCNMSIEGGARVGYVNPDETTFAYMEGRPFAPQGEAFERAKAWWRGLASDADARYDDDVELRGDTLSPVVTWGLHPGQSVGVDERVPTPGEVPAEDRPLVEEALQFMGFAPGQPIAGTPIDVAFVGSCTNSRLSDLREAARFVRGHKVARGVRAMVVPGSQNVRAQAEAEGLHEIFMEAGFDWRGSGCSMCLGMNPDKLQGREMSASSSNRNFKGRQGSPTGRTLLMSPAMVAAAAVAGEVVDIRSFEPAEAALAGGRA, from the coding sequence GTGGGACACACCCTTCTTCAAAAGGTCTGGGATCAACACACGGTGCGGACCCTGCCCACCGGGCAGACACAGCTCTTCATCGGGCTGCACCTCGTGCACGAAGTGACCTCGCCGCAGGCGTTCGACGACCTGCGGCAGCGCGGCTGGCCGGTGCGCTTCCCGCAGCGGACGTTCGCCACGGTCGATCACATCGTGCCCACCGGCAGCCTCGCGCGCCCGTTCCAGGACGTGATGGCCGAGGCGATGCTCTCGGCCCTCGAGCGCAACTGCCGCGACTTCGGCGTGCCGCTGTACGACCACTCCACCGGCCGCCAGGGCATCGTCCACGTGATAGGACCGGAACTCGGGCTCACGCAGCCGGGCATGACGATCGCCTGCGGCGACAGCCACACGTCCACGCACGGCGCGTTCGGCGCGGTGGCGTTCGGCATCGGCACCAGCCAGGTGCGCGACGTGCTGGCCAGCCAGTGCCTCGCGATGGAGCCGCTCAAGGTGCGGCGCATCCGCGTCGAGGGCACGCTGCAGCGCGGCGTCTACGCCAAGGACGTGATCCTCAAGATCATCCAGGTGCTCGGCGTCAAGGGCGGGGTCGGTTACGCGTACGAGTACGCGGGATCGGCCGTCGACGCCATGTCGATGGACGAGCGCATGACGATGTGCAACATGTCCATCGAGGGCGGTGCGCGCGTCGGGTACGTCAATCCCGACGAGACGACGTTCGCCTACATGGAGGGCCGGCCGTTCGCGCCGCAGGGCGAGGCGTTCGAGCGCGCCAAGGCCTGGTGGCGCGGCCTGGCCAGCGACGCCGATGCGCGCTACGACGATGACGTGGAACTGCGGGGCGACACGCTGAGCCCGGTGGTGACGTGGGGGCTGCACCCGGGACAGTCGGTGGGCGTCGACGAGCGCGTGCCGACGCCGGGCGAGGTGCCCGCCGAGGACCGGCCGCTGGTCGAGGAGGCGCTGCAGTTCATGGGGTTCGCGCCCGGCCAGCCGATTGCCGGCACGCCGATCGACGTGGCGTTCGTCGGGTCGTGCACCAACTCGCGCCTGTCGGACCTGCGCGAGGCGGCCAGGTTCGTCAGGGGCCACAAGGTCGCCAGGGGCGTGCGGGCGATGGTCGTGCCCGGATCGCAGAACGTGCGTGCCCAGGCCGAGGCCGAGGGCCTGCACGAGATCTTCATGGAGGCGGGCTTCGACTGGCGCGGTTCGGGCTGCTCGATGTGCCTCGGGATGAACCCCGACAAGCTGCAGGGCCGCGAGATGAGCGCCTCTTCGTCCAACCGCAATTTCAAGGGGCGGCAGGGCAGTCCCACGGGCCGCACGCTGCTCATGAGCCCGGCGATGGTGGCGGCCGCGGCGGTCGCCGGGGAAGTCGTCGACATCCGTTCGTTCGAGCCCGCCGAGGCGGCGCTCGCCGGAGGCCGCGCATGA